The genomic segment GTAGAGTCGAAGGAGGTCGGCTTACGCCTTCCTCCGTCCGCTCAATCAAACGGATCGTGCAGTTTTCCCGCAATCCGCTTTCCTTCATGTCACCCTTTGGGTGCAGTTCGTAGGTTCAAGTCTGGAATTATCGATAAAAGATTTACCAGTCGGTACTTGGAGTAGAGTATGGCTTCGGGTAGTTTCTTCCATCCCGTATTTCGCCAACGTTTAAACCGGTGGCTCCAAATCCGTCGAATAATCCAGCGTTGGAGTCGGTTAAACAACTTTCTTACGTGGGCTTTACGGTAGTAGTTGCCCCATCCTCGTATAACAGGATTGATGAAATCGATGATTTGGAAGACGGTGAGTGGGATACGTCTGCGCGTTCGTGCCCGAATCGTGTCCATGAACTGCTTGATCGACTTGTCCTTGGGATAAGCATAAATATTGATTTTTGGTTGTTTCTTCACCTTTTCCTGCGGTAGCGACAGTCCCTTTCCCCGTTTCAGCTTGTATCCCAAAAACTCGAATCCCCATTTGATGTGGGTGATCTTTGTTTTGTTCGGGTGAAGCGTCAGTCCGAGCGACTCCAGAATGGTCTTTGCGTCCCGCAGCGCTCGTGCGGCTTCCGCCTGCGTTTTGCAGAGGACGACCCAATCGTCGGCAAATCGCGTCAGTCGGTATCCTCTATCAGTCATTTCATGGTCAAACCGATTCAGGTAGATATTACTGAACAGTGGACTAATGACGCTTCCTTGCGGTGTGCCGTTCGGCGTCGCGTATTTCTTCCCGCTTTCCATGTACCCGGCTTCGAGCATTTGTCTAACCAATTTGAGGATTCTCCCGTCACTGACTTGTTCAGCAATCATGTCGATAAGCGGTTCATGATGAACTGTACCGAAGAAGTCCCGCAGATCAGCGTCAACGACCCATTCACATCCATCCATCAGTTCGCGGTAAATCTTACGCATCGCTTGATGCGTAGACCTTCCCGGTCGGTATCCGAAGCTGCATTCACTGAAAAGAGGTTCGAAAATGGGTTCCAACCGGTTTTTCAACGCTTGCTGGCATACCCGATCTCGTATCGCCGGGATGCCCAGTGGCCGCTTCTCATTTGGTTTCCCTTTCTTGGGAATAAGAATCCGCCTAACTGGCATCGGCCGATACGTCCCCCGTTTCAGTTCTTCGTGCAGCCGCTCCAGTTCCTGTTCGGCTGTCTTTTGGAATGCCGGAATAGTGACCTTATCGATCCCACCGCTTCCTCCGTTTGCTCTCACCGATTCCCATGCCATTTCCAAGTTCGTTCTGTGATACACTTTGTCGATTAACGAATGAACCTTTCGTCCTGTGCCTTCTGCTTTCATGCGTTCCGTGTCCTCCGCCTGCAAGTTTTGGGTCTTTCACATAGGGAACTATCCGTTCCTTGCCGCCTACTCGCGAAACTCACTCCAGTTCTGGTCTCCATAAAGCGAGCCGCCTTCCCCTTCTGCATCACCTTTTGA from the Tepidibacillus fermentans genome contains:
- the ltrA gene encoding group II intron reverse transcriptase/maturase → MKAEGTGRKVHSLIDKVYHRTNLEMAWESVRANGGSGGIDKVTIPAFQKTAEQELERLHEELKRGTYRPMPVRRILIPKKGKPNEKRPLGIPAIRDRVCQQALKNRLEPIFEPLFSECSFGYRPGRSTHQAMRKIYRELMDGCEWVVDADLRDFFGTVHHEPLIDMIAEQVSDGRILKLVRQMLEAGYMESGKKYATPNGTPQGSVISPLFSNIYLNRFDHEMTDRGYRLTRFADDWVVLCKTQAEAARALRDAKTILESLGLTLHPNKTKITHIKWGFEFLGYKLKRGKGLSLPQEKVKKQPKINIYAYPKDKSIKQFMDTIRARTRRRIPLTVFQIIDFINPVIRGWGNYYRKAHVRKLFNRLQRWIIRRIWSHRFKRWRNTGWKKLPEAILYSKYRLVNLLSIIPDLNLRTAPKG